TGTTGTCGGCCTGCCCCTGTATGAAACCGTGCAATTGCTGGCAGGTGAAGGCATGGACGTGCAGGCCCGCTGGTCGGAAGGATAAGCAGCCCAGCAGGCAAGGCCCCGGCGAGTTTAAAGCTGACGCCAAGCAAAGGATAACACATGAGTGACGAGCCAGAACATACTGCCAAGGTCGCACCCTTGCGCAAACCTCTTCCCTGCCCGGAATGCGGCCATCCATCCCACCGCGAACACTATCCCTTCTGCTCCGACCGCTGCCGCACCCAGGATCTGTCTCGCTGGCTGAAAGGCTCCTATGCCATTCCCGTGGCCGAAGACGAATCCAACCCGGATGACGACGGTCGATTCTGAACCGCGACAGCCATTGCAATTTCAGCGTAAGCTTCTGTTTTAAAATGACTTTCAATCTTTTTACATGCATCGTCAAAAAAGTGTCTTTTGGCGCTGGACATGAAAAATTTAGATGGTATAACCGCGCTGCTTCCGGGGGAAAAGTTTTCCCCTAACGGCAAACAAGCCTGAAAGAGGGTATGTTTGGCCAGGATGCCCGGATAGCTCAGTTGGTAGAGCAGCGGATTGAAAATCCGCGTGTCGGTGGTTCAAATCCGCCTCCGGGCACCATTATTTCAAGTGAAATGTCCTATATTCCTTGCTTAATATGCTTATTAAGTCATGGCTGCGCCAAGGCTCGCACCAGTTTGTCATCTTAAAACAGCATCGAAAGCTGCGGACACCTCTCCTATTTTGTGCGTTTGATAACAGAATGGCACGGAATTGTTGTTGATCCTTTGCATCCTTAGAAACGGAGTGGATGGCGCAGCAAGGTCTTTTTGAGCTTGTCAGGAAAAAGTGAATTCCGATTTTCTCGAAAAGACAAACGAAAACAACAAGAGTGAGAGAATGGCTGGTTCAATCTGAACCTCACAGACTCTAGATCGTGAGATGCCGATGCCGAAGCTTTCCGTTTGTATTCCTGTGGAACCGGGCCATGTCCTGCCTGTCTATCTGGTCTCGGAACTCCTGAAGAATGAGACCGCTGATCTGGAAATCATTCTCTCCGGCTTTGGCGACACAGTGCATCGTCCTGGGCAGTTCGCGGATATCGCGGCGCGCGATAGTCGTTTGCGCCTTCTGCCACCTGCGCCGGAAACCCTTTCGGCAGCTCAGCTCTGGATCGGCACCTTGGCTGCGGCTGAGGGCGATTGGGTGTCGCTTGTCCATCCCGAAGACATGATCGAGCCGGATCTTCCCGAGCTGCTCTCCTCTCTGGAAAATAAACATCCCCATGTGGATGCGTTGGGATGGAGCGCATTCCAAATCTCGGCGGATGCACCGCGCCATATCAAGACCAATGTGGCGATCCCGGTGCTGCATAATATTACCGAATTTGAGAAGGCTCCGATGCTCGAGGCTTTCTTTCACTGGAAAGACGCACGGCAAGTGCCACGCATGCCCTTCGGTCTCTATCATGGGGCCATCAAGCGAAGCCTGATCGACAGTGTCCTTTCGGCTTGCGGCGCACTGAGTTGGCTAACCCTGGTGCCGCAATATGAGTGGGCGGCCCGCGTGCTGCTGTTTGCCAATGCACTGGCCTTTTGCAATCGCCCGCTGTCCGCCGTGCATGCACACCCGTTCCAGCCACGTCCCGTGCCATCCGCACTCAAGGATTTTCCGTTGCACGCCGGAATAGGCCTGACGGCTGCCATTGCCGAAGTTCAGGCCCGAGTGCTGATGGAGCTTGGCAGCGAATGGGCAGGCTTTGGGGAGGATTTCGTCCGCGCCTGCATGTATGATTGCGCTTTCGAACATTCCACTGGCCCGTTTCGGACAAAATACGAAGCCTATTCCCGAGCGTTCCTGTCCATGCCGGGCGGTCAGGCATGGGTCCGGGCCTTCGCACCGCCCTTTTCCGCCACACCCCATGAAGACAGACAGCAGGGCCTGCATGGCAAGGTTCTGTTGGTAGACCGCTTCATTGGCAATGCCGTCAACGCCCAGCAGTTCTACGCCGTGGCGCGCAGCATGATGACGCCAATCAGGGTCATCGCGGAGCCAAACGCCCGTGCGAGTGCCTGACGCCAAGGTCCGGATACATTGGCGTCTTCAATGCGTTGCGATAAACGAGAGTCTGTCAGGTTCTGATTGAACCAGACAGACTCTCGTTTTTCTTGTTTTCATTTGCCTTTTCGGGAAACCCGAATTCCACTTTTCCCTGACAAACGAGGGCTGAAAGTATCAACCGGCAGCCATTCCTCCTCAGTCAGGCTTGATCGCCGCAACATTGCACACGCCAACCACCGCCAGGGGATCGGTAGGATGGATCTCTGCCGTGCCGAATTCCAGCAGGTCGCGGCGGCCATAGTCATCGGCAATGCGTTCGGCCAGCGCCCGAATGGTGACCGCCTTGCCGGAACAGATATTGACCGCGCCGGTCTGTCCGGTATCGACAACGCCAGCAATCATTTTTCCGGCCTCTTTCACATCCAGAAAATCGCGCCATTGTGTGCCTTTGGAAAGCTTGGCAACGAGCCCTTGCGAAAGTTGTTGCCTCAGATAAGGCACAAGACGGGCCGGATGTTCGCCTTCCCCATAGAGATAAAAGATCCGGCACCAGGAAAACCCCAGGCCAAGGCCTGCGAAATACCGGTCCAACATCTGGTAGGTGGAAAGCTTGGCAGCGGCATAAAGCGTCTTCGGCTCAAGGGGTGAATCCACGGTCAAGTGGTCCGACGGCAAGCGATATTCGACACAGGTGCCAAGGCCGATGAAATGGGAAATGCCAGCGCGTGCTGCCCCCTGCGCCAGGGCCAAACTGCCGGTGACGCAGTGAAAATTCAGCGGCGAATCCAGGTATTTCCCCGCCTCCACATACCAGGCGGCGTGGATGACCGCGTCGCAGCCCTGGCACTGGGCCGCCCACCAATCGACCGATTGTGCAAAGACATCCGCCGTCTCGATCACTCTCGCGGCACGGCCCTCTGTGGCAAGAACGCTTGAGGATTGTGGCCGCACGACAGCCACCACGCTATGCCCAGCGTCCAGCAGAGCATGGTGGATCTGCCTCCCGACGAAGCCCGTCGCTCCCGTCAACAGAATAGTCTTGCCCATCCCTTGCCACTCCAATCTTTCATCTGCGGCAAACCCCAGACCGAGGAGATTTAAGGACGATACCGCCGATACAACGCATTGCGCGCCATATGACGCCAACCGATTTAGGTGTTCAAGAGACACCCTGGCTTATTCAACCATCATTACACACAGACACGTCAGGCTCACGCAGGTAAGACAGCCTAGCGTCTGCGCAGGCAGGCAATAACTGAACGGACCCGCAATGAATACTGTCGAAGATTTCAAGGCTTTGGTAAGCCGTAACATCCAGTCGATCGGCGAGAGCAAGGAATTCCTCGATTTGTCCAATCGCTGGATCGAGACATGCATACCGCTGGGCTATATGTATAATTTCAGCTGGCTCGGCCGGCCCATCATCCAGATCCCGCAGGACAGCTATGCTATCCAGGAGATGATCTGGTCGGTCAAACCGGATCTGGTGATCGAAACTGGCATAGCCCATGGCGGCTCGCTGGTGATGAGCGCCTCCATGCTGGCAATGATCGATTATTGCGAGGCCGTCGAAAAAGGCGAAATGCTGGACCCCAAGGCCAGCCGCCGCAAGGTGCTCGGCATCGACATCGACATCCGCGCCCATAACCGTGCCGCCATCGAGGCCCACCCCATGAGCCACAAGATCAGCATGATCGAGGGCTCTTCCGTCGCGCCTGATATCATCGCTCAGGTCAAGGATATCGCCAGGGACTATGAAAAGGTCATGGTTTTCCTCGATTCCAACCATACCCATGAGCACGTCTTGCAGGAACTGGAGCTTTACGCACCGCTTGTCTCCAAGGGCTCCTATTGCGCGGTCTGGGATACGCTGGTGGAGGACATGCCGGAAAGCATGTATCCCGAACGGCCCTGGGGTCCGGGCGACAATCCCAGAACCGCGGTCTGGGAATATATGCGACGCCTGGAGCAGGAAGGCCGTACGGCTGCCGATGGCGCGCCGCTGCACCTTGAATACGACCACGCGCTGGAGCACAAAATCGCCATCACCGTTTCACGCGATGGATTTCTGCGTCGGGTGTGACGGCTGGAAGATCTTTGGCAAGCGACAACGCCATGCGTTTTATAAAACGCATGGCGTTGTCGCTTTCTA
The nucleotide sequence above comes from Agrobacterium vitis. Encoded proteins:
- the yacG gene encoding DNA gyrase inhibitor YacG translates to MSDEPEHTAKVAPLRKPLPCPECGHPSHREHYPFCSDRCRTQDLSRWLKGSYAIPVAEDESNPDDDGRF
- a CDS encoding NAD-dependent epimerase/dehydratase family protein, with the protein product MGKTILLTGATGFVGRQIHHALLDAGHSVVAVVRPQSSSVLATEGRAARVIETADVFAQSVDWWAAQCQGCDAVIHAAWYVEAGKYLDSPLNFHCVTGSLALAQGAARAGISHFIGLGTCVEYRLPSDHLTVDSPLEPKTLYAAAKLSTYQMLDRYFAGLGLGFSWCRIFYLYGEGEHPARLVPYLRQQLSQGLVAKLSKGTQWRDFLDVKEAGKMIAGVVDTGQTGAVNICSGKAVTIRALAERIADDYGRRDLLEFGTAEIHPTDPLAVVGVCNVAAIKPD
- a CDS encoding cephalosporin hydroxylase family protein is translated as MNTVEDFKALVSRNIQSIGESKEFLDLSNRWIETCIPLGYMYNFSWLGRPIIQIPQDSYAIQEMIWSVKPDLVIETGIAHGGSLVMSASMLAMIDYCEAVEKGEMLDPKASRRKVLGIDIDIRAHNRAAIEAHPMSHKISMIEGSSVAPDIIAQVKDIARDYEKVMVFLDSNHTHEHVLQELELYAPLVSKGSYCAVWDTLVEDMPESMYPERPWGPGDNPRTAVWEYMRRLEQEGRTAADGAPLHLEYDHALEHKIAITVSRDGFLRRV